The Macaca mulatta isolate MMU2019108-1 chromosome X, T2T-MMU8v2.0, whole genome shotgun sequence DNA window ATGAAATTAGATAGTCAAGCTCGGAATACTCTTATACTATAGTGGAGGTatgaaaatcagttttatttctaGTGTAAAGGTTATaaacaaaatgattaaaaataatggctgcaaaaaaatttctaagggacataaaatatacaaattacaaAACATCATAAAAGCAAATTTTGGGGTTAAATTAAAAGTGTACATTCTGTGCAAGTGATAAAATGTAAGTCTTTTTACCTTAAAATAGACTATTATTAGtataagatattttatgtaagcctAATGGTAACCACAGGCACAAATCCTtagtaaatatacaaaatattaaaagaaaagattcaaaGCATACAACCACAGAAAAATCATCAAACTGCAAAGGAAGatagtaagagagaaagagagaaacaaaggatctataaattaaacagaaaataattaacaaaatggcaatagaaAGTTCTTCTCaataattacttttaatgtaaatgaattaaattctccaatcaaaagacatcaaatgggtggatggatttaaacaaaaaaagacccAACAATATGCTGCCTGTAGGAGATTCATTTCACCTATTAGGACACAAATAGACTAACAATGAATGGAtcaaaaaagatattccatgtaaatTGAAGCAACAAAATAGTAACAATATCTATACTTACatcaaacaaaatagactttaagtcaaaaattttaaaaagacaaaatagataATTATATCATCATAAAAAGTCAATTAGGGagttataacaattataaatatatatttacccaaCTTCGgagcatatgtatatacatacatatatttaatagtCCTAAGAGCAAGATAGACTACAACACAATGATCATAGGAGAATTAACTGTCCAACTTTCAACATTGGATAgctctagacagaaaatcaataagaaaacctTGGACTTGAActacactttagaccaaatgaacctaacagacatttaccaAATATTCCATCCCGAAACAACAGCCTACAaatttttctcaagtgcacacaGAACATTATCTGGAATAGATTACATGTTAGGCctcaaaacaagtctcaacaaatttaagaaaacagaaatcatatTAAGTATCCTTTCTGATCACAATGccataaaactagaaatcagtaactagaggaattttggaaaactcacaaatatgtataaattaaacaacatgctccttaACACCAATTGGTCAAAGCAAACATTAAAAgttatcttgagacaaatgaaaatggaatcacaacatatcaaaacaatgggatgcagcaaaagttGTTATGAGAGAAAAGTTTATGGAAATAAAACTCTACATCAAAAGGGAAGAAAGATTTATAATAAACAGTCTATTTTTACACCTCAGGGAGCTAGAAGAAGAACAAATTAAGCTCAAACttatcaaaatgaagaaaataatatagatcacagcagaaataaatgaaattgatattAGAAAGAAACAACAGAACACATCAGTAAAACTAAAAGTAGCTTTCtggaaaagatgaacaaaactgaaaaaaacttTAACTAGAccagcaaagaaaaaagagaagactcaaacaaaatcagaaatgaaagaggagacattgcAACTCATGCCACACAAATACAAAGGAGTATAAGACACTAATATAAACAATTATACATCAAAAAATTCAATAAcctaaaaaaatgaatgaattcctaGAAACATGCAGCCTACTGAGATTAAATTAGGAATAAATTGAAAATTGGAACCAATAATGAGTAAGAAGATCTTAAAGGTAATAAAAAGTcacccatcaaagaaaagcccaagaacTGAAGGATTAACTGCTGAATCCtgcaaagcatttttaaaaagaactaacaccaattaTTCTCAAACTCTTACAGGAAATTAAAGAGAAGGGAAAACTTCCCacctcattttataaggccagcatttcCCTGATACTACAGTCATAGTAGGACACcataagaaaactacaggctgATATGCCTGAAGAACATCAATGCAAAACTTCTCAACAAAATTCTAGCAAACTGAATgtaacagcacattaaaaatatcatttgccaTATTCAAGTGGGACTTATCCATTGGATGTAACGATAATTTAACATacttaaattaataaatgtgatataccactttaacaaaatgaaggacaaaaaataTGATTATATAGAGACACCGACTTTCAGCGCCTCGGCTCCAGCGCCATGGCGCCTTCCAGGAAGTTCTTCGTTGTGGGGAACTGGAAGATGAACGGGCAGAAGCAGAATCTGGGGGAGCTCATTGGCACTCTGAACGCTGCCAAGGTGCCGGCCGACACCGAGGTGGTTCGTGCTCCCCCCACTGCCTATATCGACTTTGCCCAGCAAAAGCTAGATCCCAAGACTGCTGTGGCTGCACAGAACTGCTACAAAGTGACTAATGGGGACTTTACTGGGGAGATCAGCCCTGGCATGATCAAAGACTGCGGAGCCACGTGGGTGGTCCTGGGGCACTCAGAGAGAAGGCATGTCTTTGAGGAGTCGGATGAGCTGATTGGGCATAAAGTGGCCCATGCTCTGTCAGAGGGACTCGGAGTAATCGCCTGTATTGGGGAGAAGCTAGATGAAAGGGAAGCTGGCATCACTGAGAAGGTTGTTTTCCAGCAGACAAAGGTCATCGCAGATAATGTGAAAGACTGGAGCAAGGCCGTCCTGGCCTATGAGCCCGTGTGGGCCATTGGTACTGGCAAGACTGCAACACCCCAAGAGGCCCAGGAAGTACACGAGAAATTccgaggatggcttgagtccaacGTCTCTGAAGCCCTGGCTCAGAGCACCGGTATCATTTATGGAGGCTCTGTGACTGGGGCAACCTACAAGGAGCTGGCCAGCCAGCCTGACGTGGATGGTTTCCTTGTGGGTGGTGCTTCTCTCAAGCCCGAATTCGTGGACATCATCAATGCCAAATAATGAGCCCCATCCATCTTCCCTACCCTTCCTGCCAAGCCAGGGACTAAGCAGCCCAGAAGCCCATTAACTGCCCCTCCCCTACACATGCTTCTGATGGTGTCACCTGCTCCTTCCTGTGGCCTTATCCAAACTGTACCTTCCTTTACTGTTTATATCTTCACCCTGTAATGGTTGGGACCAGGTCAATCCCTTCTCCACTTACTATAATGGCTGGAACTAAACGTCACCAAGGTGGCTTCTCCTCGGCTGAGAGGTGGAAGGGGTGGGATTTGCTCCCGGGTTCCCTAGGCCCTAGTTAAGGCAGGAGAGAAACCATCCTGTCCCTTCTTACATCATGAGGCCAAGATCCTCCCCTCAGAAGGCAGGAGTGCTGCCCTCTCCCATGGTGCCCATGCCTATGTGCTGTGTACGTGAACCACCCACATGTGAAGGAATAAATACCTggcactagaaaaaaaaaatgattatatcaataggtgctgaaagagcatttgacaacattcaacatctgttgatgattaaaaaaaaaaaaaccaaaaactcttaacaaaatagaaacataagAAATGTGCCTCAACATGATCAAGTTCACATAATGGCAAGCTCAAGCTAACATTATTCTCAAACTTtcaaagttgaaagcttttcctctaagatcaggaataagacaaggatccCAACTCTAggcacttctattcaacatagtactggaagttttaACCAGaccaattaggcaagaaaataaataaaaggtatttatataggaaaagaagaagtgacATTATCTGTTTGTTGTTGACATGatcttatttatagaaaatccTGAAAACTTTATCAAAAAAACTGTTATAACCAATTAAcaaatttaattcattaaaagttacaaaattgagatacaaaaatcagtagcgttTCTAGGAAGTAACGACAAACTATCTGACaaataaattaaggaaaaaaagtctCGTTTTCAATagtatcaaataataaaatacttcagGTAaacttaaccaagaaggtgaaatgTCTGTACACTGGAAGCTATAAGACATTggtgaatgaaaatgaagacaaataaatggaaagacatcacATGTCCACAGAAAGGAAgaatacatattattaaaatgtccatactacccaaggtgatctatagattcaatgcaatctctatcaaatttACAATGTCATTTTcgatagaaatagaaaaaatatcccaaaatgtgcatggaaccagaaaagaccccaaataaccaaagcaatcttgggcaaacaacaaagctggaggcatcaaattACCTGAACTCAAATTATACTAAaaggctatagtaatcaaaacagcatggtgttaGCATAACAAAAGACACATTGACCAATAGAACAGGATAGAAGACCAGGGCTAGAAGTAATTCCAAGTATTTATATGGTCATTGGATTTTCAACAAATGtaccaagaacacacattggggGAAAGACATTCTCTTCAATAACTGGTACTGAAAAAATTAGACATCCACATGCAGAATAAAATTGGACCTCTATCTCACACCACACAgaaaaatcagctcaaaatggtcaaagacttaaatgtaagacctgaaactgtaaagctactagaagaaaacatagaggaagaGCTCCATGACCATGGTGTgggcaataattttttaatgggatttcaaaagcacaagcaatgaaagcaaaagtagacaaatgacATTTCAGCAAACTAAAAACCttcttcaaagaaaagaaaagaaataacagagtgAAGAGATCACTcatagattgggagaaaatatttgtaaaccatttatctgataaagggctaatatccaaaacatataaGATACTCAAACAAGTCaacagcagaaaaacaaataaccaaattAGAAAATAAGCACAGATCTGGatgatatttctcaaaagaagagatacaaatggccaactaatatatgaagaaaatgtttaacatttctAATCATTaaggaagtgcaaattaaaactgcaatgagaaACCACCTCatatctgttagaatggctattatcagtAAGACAAATGATAActagtgttggtgaggatgtggagaaaataaaaCCCTTTTACACTGTAGGTGGGATTATAAATTACTACAGTAATTTTGCAAAATAAtgtggaggtttctcaaaaaactaaaaacatagtTATACAATATGATCCTGCAATTTTACCATACGATCCAATAATCCCACTTCTTGGTAAATatccaaaaaattgaaatcagtatgCCTAAAAGGTCTGTACTCCCATGATCATTGCAGCGTATTTAAAATATCCAAGATATGGAAGCACCCTCAGTGTCTACCAATggagaaatgaataaagaaaaaatggtatACATATAATGGATAACTATACcgtctttaaaaagaaggaaattctgtcatttgtgacaacatagatggaactgaaagacattatgctaagtgaaataatccaagCAGAGAAAGGCAAACATTGTATGATCCAACTTATATGTAGAATGTAACAAATTCAATCTCACAGAAACAGAGTAGAAAGGTGTTTATCAGAGGCTAGGGGGAGGGTAAGGGATGAGCATAATCAAAaggcataaagtttcagttaaaCTGGAGGAATGTTTTAGTAATCTGTTATACTGAATGGTgattacagttaataataatgtattgcatatttcaaaattaccaaaagaatagatttttaatgttctcatcacaaaaatatAAGTTGGTGAGGTGATAACACATATTCATTTGATTGACTCTTTCTACACATAGatcaaaatattatattgtaacccataagtatatacaattattatctgtgaattaaaataaatttaagaaataaagaaaaatcatggcagacgggaggcaggactagattgtaACTCCgaacagagcagcatgtggaggctTGCATTGCTTCTGCAGGACTCGGGAGATACCCCAAATATGAGTGACCCGACTGCGGAAGTGGAAAAGGGAGAACCTCATATCCCAAACACACATCCCCAGTagagaagctgaaggtctgtttgtgggAGAAGTTTCCAATTTttcctggagctgagtcaatttagagagacgcgcaaaatacaggggtagaggaatcAGCaaaaaggccctgggagctcactgcatcccctatcaggccattcctgcctggcaccacagggattcatcgggagggtggccagaggagcaggggtTAACACTTctcagggagaaggaaatctctaCCTGAACCTTGTGACAATTTGAACAAGGCAAGAAGCCTAatggccagaactcaggggagggcaCAAATCCAGTGTACAGATTCCACAGGCAAGGGAAGAaccaagcccttttctttcacatttgggaggcaggtagcctggggcaagttttcAAGCCTGTCTTGCCCTCTACCTGGAAACAGACACAGGGCTGTTGCAGGGACATGGTGGTAGTGACGCTGGCCCTTCGGTTTGCATGGGAGCTgagtgaggcctgtgactgccagttTTCCCCCatttccctgacaacctgcatgactctgCAGAGGCAgtcataatcctcctaggtacacaactccagtgagctgagaatcTCACTCTCAtctcccacagcagccacagcaagacctgcccagggagagtctgagctcagacatgccgaGCCCCGCCCCAACATGATGATCCTTCCCTATCCAACCTGGTAATGGAAGAtaaagggcatataatcttggaAGATCTAGGGCCCCATTCACCACTGATCCCTCTCCATACGACTACATTTGAAGCTTTCTGGAAATTGCCACACCTGGCAGAAgaccaaccagcacaaaaatagaccATTAAATCATCAAGCTAAGAACCCTGACAAAGTCCATTGCACTGCCCCCCCGCCAGCCACCTCCACCATAACAGGTGCTGGTATCTACAGCTGAGACACCAatagacagttcacatcacatgactctgtgcagacaacccccagtaccagcctggagccaggtAGACTCACTGGGTGGCTAAgcccagaagagagacaaaaatCACTGCAGTTCAGGTCAAAGGAAGCCACATCtgtaggaaaagggggagagtattacatcaagggaacaccttgtgggacaaaagaatctgaacaacagccttcagtcctagaccttccctctgacagagcctacacAAATgacaaggaaccagaaaaccaataCTGTTactatgacaaaacaaggctcttcaacacccccaaaagatcacaaaagttcaccagcaatggatccaaaccaagaagaaatccctgatttacctgaaaaagaattcaggaggttagttattaagctaatcagggagggaccagagaaagcagaagcccaatgcaaggaaataaaaaaaaaaatcatacaagaagtgaagggagaaatattcaaggaaatagatagcttaaagaaaaatcaatcaaaaattcaggaaacactggacacacttttagaaatacGAAATGCTCTGGAAAGGCTCAGCACTAGAATTGaacaaggagaggaaagaaattcagagctcaaatacaaggaacaaagacaaagaaaaaagaataagaaaagtatgaacaaagcctccaagaagtctgggattatgttagtgaccaaacctaagaatattTGGTGttgctgaggaagaagagaattctaaaagcttgtaAAAACAAATTTGGGGAAGTAATTGAAGAAAATTTCCCCAgtcttgctagagacctagacatccaaatacatgaaatacaaagaacacctggaaaattcatcacaaaaagatcttcACCTAGGCAAATtatcatcaggttatccaaagttaagatgaaggaaagaatcttaagagctgtgagacagaagcaccaggtaatcTATacaggaaaacctatcagattgaTAGCAGATTGCTCAGCAGAAAGACTATAAACTggaacagaattagaaaaaaatttttttaaatttagatggaactaaaaaagagcccacatagccaagaatgactaagcaaaaagaacaaatctggaggcatcacactagctgatttcaaactatactataagtccaaagtcaccaaaacagcatagtactagtataaaaataggcacatagaccaatggaacataatagagaacccagaaataaacccaaatagagccaactgatctttgacaaagcaaacaaaactataaaatggggaaaggacacccttttcaacaaatggtgctgagataattggctagccacatgtaggaaaataaaactggatcctcttctctcaccttatataaaaatcaacttaagatggattaaggacttaaacctaagacttgaaaccataaaaattctagaagataacattggaaaaaacccttctagacattggcttaggcaaggatttcattaTCAAGAAactaaaagcaaatgaaataaaaacaaagataaatagctgggacctagtTAAACCAAGGAGTTTTTGCATGGTAAAAGGAagagtcagcagagtaaacagacaacccacagaatgggagaaagtctTCCCAATCTATACATCCGACAAagcactaatatccagaatctacaatgaactcaaagaaatcagtaagaataaaaccaaacaatccaatcaaaaagtgggctaaggacataaatagacaattttcaaatgaagatatacaaatggcccataaatatatgaaaaaatgctcaatatcacaaatgatcagggagatgcaaatcaaTGCAATACCACATTATtcctgcaagaatagccataatCAAAACATCCAATATAGTAAGATattggtgtggatgcagtgaacagggaacacttctacaccggtggtggaaatgtaaactagtacagctgctatggaaaacagtgtggagattccttaaagaactaaaagtagaactaccattttatccagcaataccactgctgggtatctacctaCAGGAAAAGAAATTACTCGAAAAAGATAATTGCTCACATATGTTGATAGTGagacaattcacaattgcaaagtcatggaaccaacctaatgcacatcaatcaatgagtggataaagaaactgtgatatatatgtgcgtgtgtgtgtgtgtgtgtgtatgatgtgatatatatatatgtgtgcatatatataatggaatactacaataaactgtgatatatatatgtgtgtatatatatatgatggaatactacacagccataaaaataaatgaattcacaGCATTTGCAGTGGTCTGGATGTGATTGGAgacaattattctaagtgaagtaactcaggaatggaaaactaaacattgtatgttctcactgatatgtgggaactgagctatgaggacacaaaggcataagaattatGCCATGGACTTTGGGGTCTTGGGGGAAAATTGGAGgagggcgagggataaaagactacaaatatggtgcagtacATACAGCTTGGGTGaggggtgcaccaaaatctcacagatccccactaaagaacttattcatataactaaataccacctgtaccccaataacttatggaaaaataaaataaagtttaaaaattatttcccctaaaaatatttacaatgcaTGTGTTAGTATAAATGCAGTGCAGAATAAATTCATCATAGCCTCATGGTATGATGGTTAAAAACTTGAAGTCTAGGAACAGATTCCCTAGGTTAATAGCTTCCTTCTctatttactagctatgtgataTGGACAATTTTTAAATCTCCCTGTGACTAGTAACTTCCTCTATAAAAATtgagaataataatattattattgaaagaattaaatgaattgatttataaaaatattgtggACATGTCCTACTACAGTGTATGtgctaattattattactatttatctGGGAAGATAATTTCTGAATTAGCTCTTGAAAAAAGTCATGGACAGAGATTgctggaagaaaagagaagacagccATGCCTAGATCCTGGTAGGTATGGAGGCCAGACTCAGCAAGGTGGTCATGGCTTGAGTGCCTATAATCAGGGACACCATTAAGCATAAGGGTAGAAAGTCAGTCACTGCAtgagtgaactcacattcacaattgctacaaagacaatacaatacctagaaatacaactcacaagggatgtgaaggacctcttcaaggagcattgcaaaccactgctcaatgaaataagagaggacacaaacaaatggaaaaacattccatgctcatggataggaagaatcaatatcgtgaaaatggccatactgcccaaagtaatttatagattcaatgctatccccatcaagctaccattgactttcttcacagaattagaataaaagctagtttaaatttcatatggaaccaaaaaagagcacatatagccaagacgatcctaagcaaaaagaacaaagctggaggcatcatgctacctgacttcaaactatactataaggctacagtaacgaaaacagcatgattctggtaccaaaacagatatatagaccaatggaacagaacagaggccttagaaataatgccacacatctacaaccgtttgatctctgacaaacctgacacacacaagcaatggggaaaggattccctatttaataaatggtgttgggaaaattggctagccaaatgcagaaaattgaagctggaccccttccttacaccttatacaaaaggtaactcaagatggattaaagacttaaacataagacctaaaacatAAGACATAAAAACTCTAGGAGAAAAACTAGGCAttacaattcaggacataggcatgggcaaagacttcataactaaaacacaaaaagcaatgagaacaaaaaccaaaatgacaaataatatctaactaaactaaagagcttctgcaaagccaaagaaactatcatcagagtgaacaggcaacctacagaatgggagaaaatttttgcaatctatccatcggacaaagggctaatgtccagaatctagaaagaactgaaacaaatttacaagaaaaaaacaaccccatcaaaaagtgggtgagggatatgaacagatacttctcaaaagaagacatctatgcagccaacagacatatgaaaaatgctcatcatcactggtcactagagaaatgcaaaccaaagccacaatgagataccatctcatgccagttagaatggcgatcattaaaaaggtcaggaaacgacagatgctgaagagaatgtggagaaataggaactaaCAAACCCGCACCTTCTGCACAcatattccagaacttaaagtaaaataaaatttaaaaaatttaaatcacaatAATGTTCCATTGCATACCAGTCaggatagctattattaaaaagtcaaaaaaacaataGACGCTGGCAAAGCTGCAGAGATAAGTGAACGCTTTTATGCTGTTggagagaatgtaaattagttcacctGCTGTGGAAAGCAccttggagatttctcaaataacttgaAATGGAACTACCAATTGgcccagcaatcctgttactaGGCGTATATCCAAAAGCAAATGAATTTTTCTACCCAAAAACACATGTactcatatgttcactgcagcattattcacaatagcaatgacctGCAGTCAATCTAGGTGttcatcaatggtggattgggtaaagaaaatatagtatgtatacactatggaatactacacagccataaaaaggaatgaaatcatgtcctgtgcagtaacatggatgcaactggaagccattatcctaagcaaattaacacaggatactaaaaccaaataccgcatgctATTACTTATATGTGGCAGCTCAGCAATGGATTATACAGATGACAACAAAAGACACAGGGGACTGCTACAGGGAGAAAGGCTTGAAAATCTAACTATGGGGTACTATGCTCACTTCCAGGGTGATAGGTTCAATCacactccaaacctcagcatcatgcaatatacccatgtaataaacctgcacatgtacccccgacatctaaaataaaataaatgctgacatctgaaaataaatgctgaaattataaataaaaatttttatatatgactatatatgaatatttataattgaatatatatgaatatataatatattatgaatatatataatatataaatatataatatatatttgaatatataaatatataatatagtatataaatataacaaatatacttccatatatatgtatatatgaaagtaTAAACTATCTTCCAGATCTCTAACCTCAGAGTTTATGGTCTTCTCAATGAAATGACACACCTATACACCAAGATTATAGTGCAAGATAGCATATATTCAAGTACCAGGCAGTATGGTAAAGATGTGTCAATGATATAGAAATTCAGAGAAGTGAAAGATTACATTTTAGAGTTATGGTTCTTAAGAAAATTCTCATGGCAGAGGATATTAAATGTTTGTTATGTTGCATGACAATGTATTAATTCTATAGTTTAATGAACAAACTATAGTGTTCATTAAACTTGGTGTTATTTTCCTACCATACAAAGAGATCTAGGGTCTCCTTAACCTCCAGAGTGGgaacaaataacattttatattttagtgaaaGTGAGAAGGGGTTGTCATTCTGCAGATAACTTTGTTTGGGGGAGGAAGCCTAATAGAAAGAATGATAATTTAGTGACTGTTGTGAATTGAATTGTGCCCTCctccaattcatatgttgaaactctaaCCTCTAGTATCCCATAATatgactgtatttagagataaggcctttaaagaggtgattaaggtaAAATAAGGTCTTTAAGTTGGGTCTTAATCCAAGATGACTGGTGTCCTTAAGATTAGGATACAGACACAGGGGGAAGACCATGCGAAGACCCAGGGAAAGCAGGGgagtctacaagccaaggagagacaCCTCAGAAGACACTAACCCTGCCAACAGCTTGATCTCTGACTTccagcctcctgaactgtgagaaaacaaatttttgttgtttaggCTACCCACCCTGTGACACtttgttatggaagccctagCAAACTCGTACAGATacttataatgaaaaaaaattatttagctcCTGTTTCTGCTGGGCACTTCTTTCATGTTG harbors:
- the LOC706960 gene encoding triosephosphate isomerase, whose translation is MAPSRKFFVVGNWKMNGQKQNLGELIGTLNAAKVPADTEVVRAPPTAYIDFAQQKLDPKTAVAAQNCYKVTNGDFTGEISPGMIKDCGATWVVLGHSERRHVFEESDELIGHKVAHALSEGLGVIACIGEKLDEREAGITEKVVFQQTKVIADNVKDWSKAVLAYEPVWAIGTGKTATPQEAQEVHEKFRGWLESNVSEALAQSTGIIYGGSVTGATYKELASQPDVDGFLVGGASLKPEFVDIINAK